In Leptolyngbyaceae cyanobacterium, one DNA window encodes the following:
- a CDS encoding ABC transporter ATP-binding protein, whose translation MSRQIKDNSPKDFWQRLRQSLSLFQYNIRAIRLVWATNRTLTILFAIFTLMAGLLPAAVAYVGKLIVDAVVNASQSGLANARWLALFYVGIEAFLVILLTGTQRSLAICQSLLRVQLGQKVNVLILEKALTLELTHFEDSEFYDKINTARREASSRPLSLVNRTFKLVQDGLSLIAYSGLLWQLSIWAVAVLAFSSVPAFIAETRFAEAAFRLFRWRSPETRQQTYLETLIAREDYAKEVKLYQLGSMLLQRYRDIFTRLYAEDRNLTIKRGIWGYLLGLLSTGAFYAAYGWIVLEAIANRITLGEMTMYLMVFQQGQSTFSSALTSIGGMYEDNLYLSNLYEFLEQEIPQPQGKATQGLIPNDGVRFENVYFAYPGSNKPALQGVSLHLKPGEKLAIVGGNGSGKTTLIKLLTRLYVPSKGRILLDGLDLELWDLSLLHSRISVIFQDFVRYHFTVGENVGVGDVKHLENVERWEIAAKKGQSKPFIESMPAGFFTQLGRWFKGGVELSGGQWQKIALSRAFMRNEADILVLDEPTAAMDAMGEAEIFDRLSQLTQNQMVVLISHRFSTVRMADKIVVLEGGTIVEEGTHAELLAAKGIYQKLFSIQAAGYQ comes from the coding sequence ATGAGTCGTCAAATCAAAGATAATTCTCCAAAAGATTTTTGGCAACGTTTACGCCAATCTCTTTCTTTATTCCAATACAACATTCGCGCTATTAGGTTAGTTTGGGCTACCAATCGCACCCTGACAATTTTATTTGCTATTTTCACATTGATGGCTGGTTTGTTACCAGCAGCAGTTGCTTATGTCGGCAAATTAATTGTGGATGCGGTGGTGAATGCTTCCCAATCTGGATTGGCAAATGCACGGTGGTTAGCTTTATTTTATGTGGGAATAGAAGCTTTCCTAGTCATTTTATTGACAGGCACTCAAAGAAGTCTGGCTATTTGTCAATCTTTGCTGAGAGTTCAATTAGGCCAAAAAGTTAACGTACTGATTTTAGAAAAAGCGCTTACCCTCGAACTTACTCATTTTGAAGATTCCGAATTTTATGACAAAATAAATACGGCAAGACGAGAAGCATCGAGTCGTCCTTTAAGTTTAGTAAACCGCACTTTTAAGTTAGTTCAAGATGGTCTTTCTTTGATTGCTTACAGCGGTTTGTTGTGGCAATTGTCGATCTGGGCAGTAGCAGTATTAGCTTTTTCTTCCGTACCGGCTTTTATTGCGGAAACTCGCTTTGCAGAAGCCGCGTTTCGCTTGTTTCGCTGGCGTTCTCCAGAGACTAGACAGCAAACTTATTTGGAAACTTTGATTGCTAGGGAAGATTACGCCAAAGAGGTGAAGCTGTACCAATTGGGGTCAATGTTGCTGCAACGATATCGGGATATTTTTACTCGATTATATGCTGAAGACCGCAATTTAACGATTAAACGGGGAATTTGGGGCTATCTGCTGGGACTATTGAGTACGGGGGCGTTTTATGCTGCTTATGGTTGGATTGTACTGGAAGCGATCGCAAATCGGATCACCCTTGGGGAAATGACGATGTACTTAATGGTATTCCAGCAAGGACAATCTACCTTTTCCTCTGCCCTTACTTCCATTGGGGGAATGTATGAAGATAACCTATATCTATCTAATCTTTACGAATTCCTAGAACAAGAAATTCCTCAACCTCAAGGCAAAGCTACTCAAGGTTTAATTCCCAATGATGGGGTGCGATTTGAGAATGTTTATTTTGCTTATCCCGGTAGCAATAAACCTGCTTTACAAGGAGTTTCATTACATCTTAAACCGGGAGAAAAACTGGCAATAGTAGGGGGAAACGGTTCTGGAAAAACCACTTTAATTAAACTTTTAACTAGATTGTACGTACCTTCAAAGGGACGTATTTTGTTAGATGGATTAGATTTAGAATTATGGGATCTTTCCTTATTGCATTCTCGAATTAGTGTAATCTTTCAAGATTTCGTGCGTTATCACTTTACGGTGGGCGAAAATGTAGGCGTTGGCGATGTAAAGCATTTAGAAAATGTAGAACGTTGGGAAATTGCTGCTAAAAAAGGTCAATCTAAACCTTTTATTGAATCCATGCCTGCTGGTTTTTTTACTCAGTTAGGGCGTTGGTTTAAAGGAGGAGTTGAACTTTCTGGGGGACAGTGGCAAAAAATTGCTCTGTCACGGGCATTTATGCGAAATGAGGCCGATATTTTAGTGCTAGATGAACCAACGGCAGCGATGGATGCGATGGGAGAAGCAGAGATTTTCGATCGCTTATCGCAACTAACTCAAAATCAGATGGTTGTTTTGATTTCCCATCGTTTTTCTACCGTGCGAATGGCTGACAAAATTGTAGTATTGGAAGGGGGAACTATTGTAGAAGAAGGAACTCACGCTGAGTTGTTGGCAGCAAAGGGGATTTATCAAAAGCTTTTTTCAATCCAGGCAGCCGGATATCAATAA
- a CDS encoding PQ-loop domain-containing transporter, translated as MQEIVTFFFGLGFIFNASLFIPQALRILETKSAKNISLVTFFGFNLIQLNGVLYGYYQDDYILMYGNLISLLSCGTVTCLATIYRNK; from the coding sequence ATGCAAGAAATAGTGACGTTCTTTTTCGGACTAGGTTTTATCTTCAATGCTAGCTTGTTTATTCCTCAAGCACTTAGAATTCTTGAAACGAAAAGTGCTAAAAATATATCATTGGTTACTTTTTTCGGATTTAACCTGATTCAACTTAATGGCGTGCTTTACGGATATTACCAAGATGACTATATTTTAATGTATGGGAATTTGATTAGTTTGCTTAGTTGCGGAACCGTCACTTGTTTGGCAACTATTTATCGAAATAAGTAA
- a CDS encoding GAF domain-containing protein codes for MTERNLPEVLEKVFRDNTTPDAVFAALLPALGEVLKCDRVFLYLHHPETSFGQIPSETSFGQIPYCWRRSPEYPDMTEPEWKKDPESLPQEDPLFAAALRAEPSIFVEDIETASPTVLNKEYERKNFGHRALIHAHLRQDNSLWGILQPCVFGEPRVWTDRDRFVIDRVVEKITPMAVTYVKKFN; via the coding sequence ATGACAGAGCGAAATTTGCCAGAGGTTTTGGAAAAAGTTTTCAGGGATAACACTACACCAGATGCGGTGTTTGCTGCTTTATTACCAGCATTGGGTGAAGTTTTAAAATGCGATCGCGTTTTTCTTTACCTGCATCATCCAGAAACCAGCTTCGGTCAAATTCCTTCAGAAACCAGCTTCGGTCAAATTCCTTACTGCTGGCGTCGCAGTCCGGAATATCCGGATATGACTGAACCGGAATGGAAAAAAGACCCGGAATCTTTACCCCAAGAAGACCCATTATTTGCCGCCGCTTTGCGTGCAGAACCTTCGATCTTTGTTGAAGATATTGAAACGGCTAGCCCCACTGTTCTGAACAAAGAATACGAACGCAAAAACTTCGGACATCGAGCCTTAATTCACGCTCACTTACGTCAGGATAATTCCCTCTGGGGGATTTTGCAACCCTGTGTTTTTGGGGAACCGAGAGTTTGGACGGATCGCGATCGCTTTGTCATCGATCGCGTAGTAGAAAAAATTACCCCAATGGCTGTAACTTACGTAAAAAAGTTTAATTAA
- a CDS encoding DUF937 domain-containing protein: MGLLDQILSAVNNSDQQASSGQLASILSTVQQLSDSYGTNPSNVQSAMSIVGNFVRSALQQKQATEGYEQAQGIVNHYGGTYPNPQAVDALFGSSQVQQIVQAVAQRTGLDANTIRGMLPILVPLVLNLLQTGTNSQNPQQGGNPVLSTFLDADGDGDVDIADAMMMAGRYLTQR; encoded by the coding sequence ATGGGACTTTTAGACCAAATTTTGAGTGCTGTGAATAATTCTGACCAGCAAGCTAGTTCCGGTCAGCTTGCTAGCATTCTCAGCACTGTCCAGCAGTTGAGCGATAGCTACGGCACAAATCCCTCAAACGTACAATCTGCGATGTCTATCGTGGGAAATTTCGTTCGTTCTGCCTTGCAGCAAAAGCAAGCTACTGAAGGTTACGAACAGGCGCAGGGTATTGTCAATCACTATGGCGGTACTTATCCTAACCCGCAAGCTGTGGATGCTTTGTTCGGCTCTTCTCAAGTACAGCAAATCGTTCAGGCTGTCGCCCAGAGAACTGGTTTAGATGCCAATACGATTCGAGGTATGCTACCTATCTTGGTTCCTTTGGTATTAAATTTACTGCAAACTGGCACGAATTCTCAAAATCCTCAGCAAGGAGGGAATCCCGTATTGAGTACGTTTTTAGATGCTGATGGCGATGGCGATGTAGATATTGCCGATGCCATGATGATGGCGGGTCGTTATTTAACTCAAAGGTAA